The following are from one region of the Magallana gigas chromosome 6, xbMagGiga1.1, whole genome shotgun sequence genome:
- the LOC136276271 gene encoding uncharacterized protein isoform X1, with the protein MSSETKSYFCVAEGCNSDERKRGRYGYMKDVRFYPFPTQKKAPALRKRWLDLLRRENYEPKRNHRVCSLHFKEGRPTENHPYPELFAYNNFKESLKMRSTTSISKREQCMVKDTQFDISVPPRVDSPAASESVLQSQINNDNSLFVAGVSGELNGSWPVNQEIEVTDHECPTVGSLSVTGTHVEMDHCYISGSFCSNDMSTRDIGIQTTLTTADIKVLEEKSTKLEDPEKLMRELFVNKVVKDDKNVQMYTGLPSKTILNGVYDILEKASPTLKYWSGQGSAAKKKYQKDSLNAKSGPKRKLSRFQEFVLTLVRLRLALTTFVMADLFGVSTSRVSQVFTTWINFMFTIFKPLLKWPSRNVLKKFMPSSFRAKFPNVNCIIDCTEFFIKKPRNPTAQSQTFSSYKHHNTYKALVGVSPSGAFSFISNLWGGNVSDRYITKESGFLDNIQPGDEIMADRGFLIRDLLLHRRAKLIIPPFTRKCSWGKGKYLSASEILRTRNIAKFRIHVERAIGRLKTFHMLSNTMPTNLKPLADQMLVICAFLCNLQKPLVKK; encoded by the exons ATGTCGTCTGAAACAAAATCCTATTTTTGTGTTGCGGAGGGATGTAATTCTGATGAGAGAAAAAGAGGAAGATATGGTTACATGAAAGATGTAAGATTTTACCCCTTTCCAACCCAGAAAAAAGCGCCTGCACTAAGAAAACGCTGGCTGGACCTCTTGAGAAGAGAAAATTACGAGCCAAAGAGAAACCACAGAGTATGCTCTCTTCATTTTAAGGAAGGCAGACCAACAGAAAATCATCCATACCCAGAGCTCTTtgcatataataattttaaggaAAGTCTGAAg aTGCGTTCAACAACTTCAATATCTAAGAGAGAACAGTGTATGGTAAAAGACACTCAGTTTGATATCTCAGTTCCTCCCCGAGTGGATTCCCCGGCTGCCAGTGAAAGTGTACTT caATCACAgattaataatgataattcattgtttgttGCTGGAGTCAGTGGAGAATTGAATGGAAGTTGGCCAGTTAATCAAGAAATTGAAGTGACTGATCATGAGTGTCCAACAGTTGGATCTCTTTCTGTCACAg GTACTCATGTAGAAATGGACCACTGTTACATCAGTGGCAGCTTTTGCAGTAATGACATGTCAACCAGAGATATAGGAATCCAAACAACACTCACTACTGCAGATATCAAGGTTCTGGAGGAGAAATCAACCAAACTTGAGGATCCCGAGAAACTCATGAGAGAACTTTTTGTCAACAAAGTTGTGAAAGATGacaaaaatgtacaaatgtatactGGACTACCATCGAAGACAATCCTAAATGGTGTATATG ATATCTTGGAAAAGGCTTCACCAACATTGAAGTATTGGTCAGGACAAGGGAGTGctgcaaagaaaaaatatcagaaaGACAGTCTAAATGCAAAGTCAGGCCCAAAAAGGAAGCTCAGCAGATTTCAGGAGTTTGTTTTAACTCTAGTCAGATTGCGACTAGCTTTGACTACATTTGTCATGGCAGATTTATTTGGCGTATCCACCTCCAGAGTTTCTCAAGTCTTCACCACCTGGATCAATTTCATGTTTACAATCTTTAAACCTTTATTAAAATGGCCTTCCAgaaatgtattgaaaaaattCATGCCTTCATCTTTCAGAGCTAAGTTTccaaatgtaaattgtattattgACTGTACTGAATTTTTCATTAAGAAACCAAGAAATCCAACTGCTCAGTCTCAGACATTTAGCTCTTATAAACATCATAATACTTATAAAGCATTGGTTGGTGTGTCACCTTCTGGTgcattttcatttatatcaaatttgtgGGGAGGCAATGTTTCTGATAGGTACATCACTAAGGAAAGTGGATTCCTGGACAACATACAACCTGGAGATGAGATAATGGCAGACAGAGGGTTTTTGATTAGGGATCTTTTGCTTCATCGCAGAGCTAAACTTATAATACCCCCATTCACAAGGAAGTGTTCCTGGGGTAAAGGTAAATATCTGTCTGCCTCTGAAATTCTAAGAACAAGGAACATTGCAAAATTCCGCATCCATGTAGAGAGGGCTATAGGAAgattaaaaacatttcatatgCTGTCCAATACCATGCCAACAAATTTAAAACCCCTTGCTGATCAAATGCTTGTCATATGTGCATTTCTTTGTAATCTTCAAAAGCCTTTGGTCAAAAAGTAA
- the LOC136276272 gene encoding uncharacterized protein, with amino-acid sequence MRWCGWTHERLRLYKQDNGYRLHMACHIDDVKAAYHLHQEYIYLRATCMPETRQNAQPYDVWILANKTTGEILSGGCTCVADNGTCKHCVAFIFSLSSFCERHRDRGTEVDTDMQCIWDKPRKKSNPQKISDIDMRVDQTHPQPTSATTDSYNPIVPIQGPMANHERDFYELCRGTGALLLQTLYDESFVSDDDDDDDNVVLPSMSDACKNMLPPYDIFSVTEKLKNIFDKKIITEIEDQTKGQDENQEWYEQRIGRITASHFSSVLHFRFTENEENYISKMIMRKTSKASVPSMAFGKLHEPVARQLYFDNYKKQHKHAEIKLCGLYVDSDYPFLGASPDGVIKCKCCGEGLLEIKCSFLYQNKMPKDACIDDHYHVVLDENENIRLKFDSPWYVQIQGQLGVCQKQWCDFVFYTKKGFIVDRIYFDELVFQRIVEKSQMFFEKYLFRALRKL; translated from the exons ATGAGATGGTGTGGGTGGACTCACGAACGACTAAGACTTTATAAGCAGGATAATGGGTATCGTTTACACATGGCTTGCCATATTGATGATGTCAAGGCTGCCTATCATCTCCATCAGGAATATATATACTTGAGGGCAACCTGCATGCCTGAGACCAGACAAAATGCCCAGCCTTATGATGTCTGGATCTTGGCAAACAAGACAACTGGGGAAATTTTGTCAGGCGGATGCACTTGTGTGGC ggaCAATGGAACTTGCAAGCACTGTGTTGCTTTTATATTCTCCTTATCAAGTTTTTGTGAGAGACACAGAGACCGAGGAACAGAAGTAGACACCGACATGCAGTGTATCTGGGATAAACCTAGAAAGAAATCCAATCCCCAGAAGATCTCGGACATTGATATGAGGGTGGACCAGACGCATCCCCAACCAACATCCGCAACTACTGACTCATACAACCCGATCGTTCCCATTCAAGGTCCCATGGCCAACCATGAGAGGGACTTCTATGAATTATGTAGAGGTACAGGGGCGCTTCTGTTACAGACACTGTATGATGAGTCTTTTGtaagtgatgatgatgatgatgatgataatgttGTACTTCCATCAAtgtcagatgcctgcaagaatATGCTACCCCCTTATGACATTTTTTCTGTAACTGAAAAATTGAAGaatatttttgataagaaaataattacTGAAATTGAAGATCAAACTAAAGGGCAGGATGAAAATCAAGAATGGTATGAACAAAGAATCGGTAGAATTACTGCATCACATTTTTCATCAGTTTTACATTTTAGATTTACTGAAAATGAAGAGAactatatttcaaaaatgattatGAGGAAAACTTCTAAAGCATCTGTACCTTCTATGGCATTTGGCAAGCTACATGAACCAGTTGCTAGACAgctatattttgataattataaaaagCAGCACAAACACGCAGAGATTAAGTTATGTGGTTTATATGTAGACTCAGATTATCCATTTTTAGGGGCTTCCCCAGATGGTGTCATTAAGTGCAAGTGTTGTGGTGAAGGATTACTTGAGATAAAATGTTCCTTcttgtatcaaaataaaatgcccaAAGATGCTTGTATTGATGACCATTATCATGTTGTcttagatgaaaatgaaaatataagactGAAATTTGATTCTCCATGGTATGTACAAATTCAAGGCCAGCTAGGTGTGTGCCAAAAACAGTGGTGTGATTTTGTATTTTACACTAAAAAGGGCTTTATTGTTGAtcgtatatattttgatgaactCGTCTTTCAGAGAATTGTTGAAAAATCTCAGATGTTTTTTGAGAAATACCTCTTTAGAGCActaagaaaattgtaa
- the LOC136276271 gene encoding uncharacterized protein isoform X2 produces MSSETKSYFCVAEGCNSDERKRGRYGYMKDVRFYPFPTQKKAPALRKRWLDLLRRENYEPKRNHRVCSLHFKEGRPTENHPYPELFAYNNFKESLKMRSTTSISKREQCMVKDTQFDISVPPRVDSPAASESVLINNDNSLFVAGVSGELNGSWPVNQEIEVTDHECPTVGSLSVTGTHVEMDHCYISGSFCSNDMSTRDIGIQTTLTTADIKVLEEKSTKLEDPEKLMRELFVNKVVKDDKNVQMYTGLPSKTILNGVYDILEKASPTLKYWSGQGSAAKKKYQKDSLNAKSGPKRKLSRFQEFVLTLVRLRLALTTFVMADLFGVSTSRVSQVFTTWINFMFTIFKPLLKWPSRNVLKKFMPSSFRAKFPNVNCIIDCTEFFIKKPRNPTAQSQTFSSYKHHNTYKALVGVSPSGAFSFISNLWGGNVSDRYITKESGFLDNIQPGDEIMADRGFLIRDLLLHRRAKLIIPPFTRKCSWGKGKYLSASEILRTRNIAKFRIHVERAIGRLKTFHMLSNTMPTNLKPLADQMLVICAFLCNLQKPLVKK; encoded by the exons ATGTCGTCTGAAACAAAATCCTATTTTTGTGTTGCGGAGGGATGTAATTCTGATGAGAGAAAAAGAGGAAGATATGGTTACATGAAAGATGTAAGATTTTACCCCTTTCCAACCCAGAAAAAAGCGCCTGCACTAAGAAAACGCTGGCTGGACCTCTTGAGAAGAGAAAATTACGAGCCAAAGAGAAACCACAGAGTATGCTCTCTTCATTTTAAGGAAGGCAGACCAACAGAAAATCATCCATACCCAGAGCTCTTtgcatataataattttaaggaAAGTCTGAAg aTGCGTTCAACAACTTCAATATCTAAGAGAGAACAGTGTATGGTAAAAGACACTCAGTTTGATATCTCAGTTCCTCCCCGAGTGGATTCCCCGGCTGCCAGTGAAAGTGTACTT attaataatgataattcattgtttgttGCTGGAGTCAGTGGAGAATTGAATGGAAGTTGGCCAGTTAATCAAGAAATTGAAGTGACTGATCATGAGTGTCCAACAGTTGGATCTCTTTCTGTCACAg GTACTCATGTAGAAATGGACCACTGTTACATCAGTGGCAGCTTTTGCAGTAATGACATGTCAACCAGAGATATAGGAATCCAAACAACACTCACTACTGCAGATATCAAGGTTCTGGAGGAGAAATCAACCAAACTTGAGGATCCCGAGAAACTCATGAGAGAACTTTTTGTCAACAAAGTTGTGAAAGATGacaaaaatgtacaaatgtatactGGACTACCATCGAAGACAATCCTAAATGGTGTATATG ATATCTTGGAAAAGGCTTCACCAACATTGAAGTATTGGTCAGGACAAGGGAGTGctgcaaagaaaaaatatcagaaaGACAGTCTAAATGCAAAGTCAGGCCCAAAAAGGAAGCTCAGCAGATTTCAGGAGTTTGTTTTAACTCTAGTCAGATTGCGACTAGCTTTGACTACATTTGTCATGGCAGATTTATTTGGCGTATCCACCTCCAGAGTTTCTCAAGTCTTCACCACCTGGATCAATTTCATGTTTACAATCTTTAAACCTTTATTAAAATGGCCTTCCAgaaatgtattgaaaaaattCATGCCTTCATCTTTCAGAGCTAAGTTTccaaatgtaaattgtattattgACTGTACTGAATTTTTCATTAAGAAACCAAGAAATCCAACTGCTCAGTCTCAGACATTTAGCTCTTATAAACATCATAATACTTATAAAGCATTGGTTGGTGTGTCACCTTCTGGTgcattttcatttatatcaaatttgtgGGGAGGCAATGTTTCTGATAGGTACATCACTAAGGAAAGTGGATTCCTGGACAACATACAACCTGGAGATGAGATAATGGCAGACAGAGGGTTTTTGATTAGGGATCTTTTGCTTCATCGCAGAGCTAAACTTATAATACCCCCATTCACAAGGAAGTGTTCCTGGGGTAAAGGTAAATATCTGTCTGCCTCTGAAATTCTAAGAACAAGGAACATTGCAAAATTCCGCATCCATGTAGAGAGGGCTATAGGAAgattaaaaacatttcatatgCTGTCCAATACCATGCCAACAAATTTAAAACCCCTTGCTGATCAAATGCTTGTCATATGTGCATTTCTTTGTAATCTTCAAAAGCCTTTGGTCAAAAAGTAA